One genomic window of Kosmotoga olearia TBF 19.5.1 includes the following:
- the mnmE gene encoding tRNA uridine-5-carboxymethylaminomethyl(34) synthesis GTPase MnmE produces MIHDPICAIATSPGISALGIIRCSGEGSWEKLLPFVNVTDPKPWRLYLTPFTINGEMIDEVMIAFYKSPKSYTGEDMVELISHGSPLILRIILQELIKVGFRQALPGEFTKRAVLNGKMDLIKAESIETLVSAHSKKALKAALSNYSGRLSQTINRIRETLLELLAKVEVELNYPDEIEGSDDEIIRELEKTLSRVKKLIRHGENGIVAVNGVKTVIAGRTNVGKSTLLNALLRRDRAIVTDIPGTTRDTIEEDISINGIYFRLVDTAGIRESSDKVERIGIERSLKQIKEADLVLFMVDLIEPENDLELYEKLRKEFRHSILIGNKLDMVEKCPDGFDVCISAKTGRGIDKLENLMVERTQDITELYPDEVFVTERQLALVQRSVEMIEEILEALKSGITPDVVGSYLQQIIFIYDELTGRYSAEDLLDKIFGNFCVGK; encoded by the coding sequence ATGATTCATGACCCTATTTGTGCCATTGCCACATCTCCCGGCATTTCTGCGTTGGGAATAATAAGGTGTTCCGGTGAAGGAAGCTGGGAAAAGCTACTTCCCTTTGTCAATGTCACCGATCCCAAACCGTGGCGGCTGTATCTCACCCCCTTTACGATCAATGGTGAGATGATAGATGAAGTGATGATTGCGTTTTATAAGTCGCCAAAGTCCTACACTGGCGAGGATATGGTCGAGCTTATTTCACACGGGAGCCCCCTTATTCTGAGAATCATTCTGCAGGAGCTCATCAAAGTGGGGTTCAGGCAGGCGCTTCCGGGAGAGTTCACAAAACGGGCCGTACTCAATGGCAAAATGGATTTGATAAAAGCAGAGTCAATAGAGACCCTTGTAAGTGCCCACAGCAAAAAGGCATTGAAAGCTGCTTTATCAAATTATTCTGGCAGACTTAGCCAGACTATAAATAGGATAAGAGAAACTCTTTTGGAACTACTCGCAAAAGTTGAGGTAGAGCTCAATTATCCTGACGAAATTGAGGGCTCCGATGATGAAATAATTCGGGAATTGGAAAAGACCCTGAGCAGGGTGAAGAAGCTGATCAGACACGGAGAAAACGGTATTGTGGCTGTCAACGGTGTAAAAACAGTCATCGCGGGTAGAACGAATGTAGGGAAATCGACTTTGCTGAACGCTTTACTGAGACGAGACAGGGCAATTGTTACCGATATTCCCGGAACAACCCGCGACACCATCGAAGAAGACATAAGTATCAACGGTATATACTTTCGATTGGTTGATACGGCGGGGATTCGTGAGTCATCGGATAAAGTCGAAAGAATCGGTATTGAAAGAAGCTTAAAACAGATAAAGGAGGCCGACCTTGTTCTTTTTATGGTCGATCTGATCGAACCCGAAAATGATCTAGAACTGTACGAGAAGCTGAGGAAAGAATTCAGGCACAGTATATTGATAGGCAACAAACTCGATATGGTCGAAAAATGCCCGGATGGATTCGATGTGTGTATAAGTGCAAAAACAGGAAGAGGGATCGATAAACTTGAAAATCTCATGGTAGAAAGAACTCAGGATATCACTGAACTCTATCCAGATGAGGTCTTTGTCACCGAAAGGCAACTTGCGCTTGTGCAGAGATCTGTGGAAATGATTGAAGAAATTCTTGAAGCCTTAAAGTCAGGTATTACTCCCGACGTTGTTGGATCATATCTTCAACAAATCATCTTTATCTACGATGAATTGACGGGACGATACTCCGCTGAAGATTTGCTGGACAAAATCTTCGGAAACTTTTGTGTAGGAAAGTAG
- a CDS encoding 3-methyl-2-oxobutanoate dehydrogenase subunit VorB, translated as MEEKVMVKGNEAMGEAAVRAGCRLYFGYPITPQSELTEYMARRLPEVGGTFLQSESEVAAVNMIYGAASTGTRVMTSTSSPGFSLMQEGVSYIAGAELPAVFINVVRGGPGLGDIQPAQSDYFQATKGGGHGDYKLIVLSPGSIQEAVDLVVLAFDLADKYRNPVLILADGMLGQMMEPVSFPEFRDLSTLPDHSSWALQGCEGREPHKVTSFNIDPHCLEEMNLGYQKKYREIEKNEVRYLTEMVDDAEYLLVAYGTMGRILGNVVRKAREMGIKAGLFRPITLWPYPYRELKEAAKGKKAVLTVEMSAGQMVEDVRLAVEGNVPVHFYGRTGGVVPTPQEVFGELKKIVERGE; from the coding sequence ATGGAAGAAAAAGTGATGGTTAAAGGCAACGAAGCTATGGGGGAAGCGGCAGTAAGGGCAGGATGTAGACTTTATTTCGGTTATCCCATAACTCCCCAATCCGAATTAACTGAGTATATGGCCAGACGCCTTCCGGAGGTTGGAGGGACATTCCTGCAATCTGAGAGTGAGGTAGCTGCTGTCAATATGATTTACGGTGCTGCCAGCACGGGAACTCGCGTTATGACTTCAACCTCAAGCCCCGGATTCAGTTTGATGCAGGAAGGTGTTTCCTACATTGCTGGTGCGGAGCTTCCGGCAGTCTTCATAAATGTTGTTCGCGGCGGCCCGGGCCTCGGTGACATTCAACCGGCCCAGAGCGATTATTTCCAGGCCACAAAGGGCGGCGGACATGGGGATTACAAATTGATAGTTCTTTCACCGGGTTCAATTCAGGAAGCTGTTGATCTTGTGGTGCTAGCATTCGATCTGGCTGATAAATATCGAAACCCCGTGCTTATTCTCGCAGACGGTATGCTTGGCCAGATGATGGAACCTGTTTCATTCCCTGAATTCCGTGATTTAAGCACCTTGCCTGATCACAGCTCATGGGCGTTGCAGGGATGTGAAGGAAGAGAACCCCATAAAGTAACTTCATTTAACATCGATCCTCACTGTCTTGAAGAAATGAACCTAGGTTATCAGAAAAAATATAGAGAGATTGAGAAAAATGAGGTTCGTTATTTAACAGAAATGGTTGATGACGCTGAATATCTTCTTGTTGCTTACGGAACCATGGGAAGAATTCTTGGAAACGTTGTAAGAAAAGCCAGAGAAATGGGAATAAAGGCCGGCCTGTTCAGGCCAATCACTCTCTGGCCTTATCCTTATAGAGAACTCAAAGAAGCGGCGAAGGGAAAGAAAGCTGTGCTAACCGTTGAAATGTCTGCCGGGCAAATGGTTGAAGATGTGCGGCTTGCTGTAGAGGGAAACGTTCCTGTACATTTCTACGGACGCACCGGAGGAGTTGTACCGACACCGCAGGAAGTCTTCGGTGAACTCAAGAAAATCGTTGAAAGAGGTGAATGA
- a CDS encoding thiamine pyrophosphate-dependent enzyme has translation MKVAKVTLFQRPKSLAKRDFTYCPGCHHGIVHRLIAEVIDELGIQGKTIMVAPVGCSVFAYEFFDVDGTVAPHGRAPAVATGMKRAMPDRVVFTYQGDGDLAAIGTAEIIHAANRGEKITTIFINNAIYGMTGGQMAPTTLLGMKTTTSPYGRTSEREGYPIHVSEILKEAAGVVYLERVAVSSPAEVRKAKQAIKKAFIAQIKGLGFSLVEVLSTCPTNWGMSPIESIKWLNENMKKEYPMGVFVDKVGDVK, from the coding sequence ATGAAGGTGGCGAAAGTTACTCTATTTCAGCGCCCTAAATCCTTAGCAAAAAGAGATTTTACATACTGTCCTGGATGCCATCACGGGATCGTTCATAGACTGATTGCCGAAGTGATAGACGAACTCGGTATTCAGGGAAAAACGATAATGGTGGCTCCTGTTGGATGTTCGGTTTTTGCATATGAATTCTTTGATGTTGACGGTACGGTCGCCCCACACGGAAGAGCGCCCGCGGTGGCTACCGGTATGAAACGAGCAATGCCGGATAGGGTTGTTTTTACCTATCAGGGAGACGGTGATCTTGCTGCCATAGGTACTGCCGAGATAATCCATGCGGCCAATCGTGGCGAAAAGATAACCACTATCTTCATAAACAACGCCATTTACGGTATGACCGGAGGTCAAATGGCTCCAACCACACTTCTCGGCATGAAGACAACAACCTCCCCATACGGCAGAACATCAGAAAGGGAAGGATACCCGATACACGTGTCAGAGATTCTGAAGGAAGCTGCAGGAGTTGTTTATCTTGAAAGGGTTGCTGTAAGCTCCCCGGCCGAGGTTAGAAAAGCCAAACAAGCGATTAAAAAAGCGTTTATCGCACAGATAAAAGGACTGGGATTCTCTCTGGTAGAGGTTCTCTCTACATGTCCAACCAACTGGGGAATGAGCCCGATAGAATCCATAAAATGGCTAAATGAGAACATGAAAAAAGAGTATCCAATGGGAGTATTCGTGGATAAGGTTGGTGACGTGAAATGA
- a CDS encoding 2-oxoacid:acceptor oxidoreductase family protein: MSEHILIAAGFGGQGVMLLGQVLATAAMFEDKHSTWLPSYGPEMRGGTANCTVVISDEFIASPISDTPNELIIMNIPSLLKFEKNLTPSGIMILNTSVVDREPTRTDIKVAKVDANKIAEEIGNLKIANMVALGAYLAMTGAVSTGSIEKALRKKLTGKKVELIDLNLKAIEAGMRAVKD; encoded by the coding sequence ATGAGCGAACACATACTGATAGCAGCCGGATTTGGCGGTCAGGGTGTAATGCTTCTTGGACAGGTACTGGCAACAGCGGCCATGTTTGAAGACAAACACAGCACCTGGTTACCCTCTTATGGTCCTGAAATGCGCGGAGGAACAGCAAACTGTACGGTGGTTATCAGCGATGAATTCATCGCATCGCCGATTTCTGATACCCCGAATGAACTAATAATAATGAACATCCCATCACTGTTGAAATTCGAAAAAAACCTGACACCCTCAGGTATCATGATTCTCAATACCTCCGTCGTAGACAGAGAACCAACCAGGACGGATATAAAGGTCGCAAAAGTCGATGCCAACAAAATCGCCGAAGAAATCGGCAATCTGAAAATAGCGAACATGGTTGCTCTTGGCGCTTATCTCGCAATGACCGGAGCTGTTTCAACCGGAAGTATCGAAAAAGCACTGAGGAAAAAGCTCACCGGGAAAAAGGTCGAATTGATCGATTTGAACCTCAAAGCCATTGAGGCCGGAATGAGAGCGGTAAAAGATTGA
- a CDS encoding bifunctional enoyl-CoA hydratase/phosphate acetyltransferase has product MSTIRTLSEIVERVRGRKGIVAVAVAEDVVVLKAIKAAVNEEIAEFLLFGNQRKIEEIAGEIGLDHGYKIVGTQSNADAVKKAVEAVAKGEASLLMKGKVKTGDLLSVYLKEEYGLRTGRTMNLVSVFEIPEYSRLLVVTDAGMVIAPDLKQKADSIVNASIVARALGIEPPKVAVLGAIEVVNEKMPATLDAAILSKMSQRGQLGKVVVDGPFALDNAVSIEAAKHKGIESPVAGQADILIMPDIEAGNIFYKAMVFLGKAEVASSIVGGKIPIILTSRADSDRTKLYSIALNVLLSEG; this is encoded by the coding sequence ATGAGTACAATAAGGACTCTTTCAGAGATAGTTGAACGTGTTCGTGGAAGAAAGGGGATTGTGGCTGTTGCTGTAGCTGAAGATGTCGTTGTTTTAAAAGCGATAAAAGCGGCTGTTAACGAAGAAATTGCCGAATTTCTTCTTTTCGGAAATCAGAGAAAAATCGAAGAAATTGCCGGAGAAATCGGGCTTGATCACGGCTACAAAATTGTAGGAACACAGAGCAACGCTGACGCTGTCAAAAAAGCAGTGGAAGCCGTTGCAAAAGGGGAAGCCAGTCTGCTGATGAAAGGTAAAGTAAAAACTGGAGATTTGTTAAGTGTCTATCTTAAAGAGGAGTATGGGCTCAGAACGGGCAGAACCATGAACCTTGTCAGTGTATTTGAGATTCCTGAATATTCTCGTTTACTTGTGGTTACTGATGCAGGTATGGTTATAGCTCCGGATCTGAAGCAAAAAGCCGATTCAATTGTCAATGCTTCTATCGTTGCCAGGGCCTTAGGGATAGAACCTCCGAAAGTCGCTGTGCTTGGTGCAATAGAGGTTGTTAACGAAAAGATGCCGGCAACGCTGGATGCGGCCATTCTTTCCAAAATGTCCCAGAGAGGTCAGCTCGGCAAGGTTGTCGTTGACGGTCCCTTTGCACTGGATAATGCGGTATCGATAGAAGCAGCCAAACACAAAGGTATAGAAAGTCCTGTGGCCGGACAAGCTGATATTCTCATAATGCCAGACATTGAAGCCGGTAATATCTTTTATAAGGCCATGGTTTTCCTGGGCAAAGCCGAGGTTGCAAGCAGTATCGTCGGTGGTAAAATCCCGATAATTCTGACTTCGCGAGCAGATTCCGACAGAACAAAACTCTATTCCATCGCTCTCAACGTTCTTCTTTCGGAGGGATGA
- a CDS encoding cobyric acid synthase CobQ — protein sequence MKLLPWFENRILIFMGMFGSGKTEIALNVAFHLKESFEKVAIADIDVISPYFRSRDHTAELEKKGIKVITPPGQLMHADLPIISPAVRGFIENNEYRLVLDVGGNDDGAVVLGSLSYLLKKVNVSTFFVINPFRPFTDTVQKTVEHIERLSSKARMKIDYLINNANLGNETTPENVKYGEKFIKEVSKATEIPVAMTIVIDGLKEEKLQFPVFNLKKHLKTPWEV from the coding sequence ATGAAACTGTTGCCATGGTTTGAAAACAGGATTTTAATATTCATGGGAATGTTCGGGAGCGGTAAGACGGAGATCGCACTGAACGTAGCCTTTCATCTTAAAGAAAGTTTTGAAAAAGTTGCCATTGCAGATATCGACGTAATAAGTCCCTATTTTCGTTCACGTGACCACACTGCTGAACTTGAAAAGAAGGGAATAAAAGTGATCACACCTCCTGGACAGCTTATGCATGCAGATTTACCCATCATTTCTCCTGCAGTTCGCGGCTTTATTGAAAACAATGAATATCGCCTCGTTCTTGATGTTGGAGGTAACGATGACGGTGCTGTGGTTCTTGGTTCATTGAGTTATTTGTTGAAGAAAGTGAATGTCTCCACGTTTTTTGTTATCAATCCTTTCAGACCTTTCACAGACACCGTCCAGAAAACAGTCGAGCATATCGAAAGGCTATCATCAAAAGCCCGAATGAAAATTGATTATCTCATCAACAATGCTAATCTTGGAAATGAAACAACACCAGAAAATGTGAAATATGGTGAGAAATTCATCAAGGAAGTTTCAAAGGCCACGGAAATTCCGGTGGCAATGACTATCGTTATTGACGGATTAAAGGAAGAAAAATTACAATTCCCGGTTTTTAATTTGAAAAAACATCTGAAAACCCCATGGGAGGTATGA
- a CDS encoding 4Fe-4S dicluster domain-containing protein: MMNYVVIDEERCKGCGLCINACPKKVLSFSKKFNSKGYHPAQQHDPDNCIGCGFCYMMCPDTAITVYRETAEVSK, encoded by the coding sequence ATGATGAATTACGTTGTTATCGATGAAGAACGCTGCAAGGGCTGTGGACTGTGTATAAATGCCTGTCCTAAGAAGGTATTGAGTTTTTCTAAGAAATTCAATAGCAAAGGTTATCACCCAGCCCAACAGCATGATCCGGACAACTGTATAGGTTGTGGCTTCTGTTATATGATGTGTCCTGACACTGCTATAACCGTCTATCGTGAAACAGCTGAGGTTTCAAAATAA
- the mfd gene encoding transcription-repair coupling factor, translated as MNEKELIITKDPFLWVIENLERIPESSVIIFPSERELQRFLSFHSPSGDEGIFFSHDVFPFEDVRVSAYVRNHRMSCLSNLQNKNIKRIYTSLDAILRKTLPPEAMKGSTKKIRIDDPFGFHPDKLVEMGYERVFTVVEPGQFSWKGEVVDIFVPGSVLPYRLILFDDIVEEIKLFDPGNQRSVKHISEIEIFPAGEVLTIEENVSLAKLRIENAEKATGKRFSISPLNWQRMDTVVGLFYRQQAWLGDYLGDDCFFLFVDPEEGLKDFELRERETLEILSNKEVEKFIYRRFGTFSPTLLYSVKKYGLISKREVETFEWTSLKYEDVKATRKNLPRKQEKYVPKAPVFDWSELEEGDFVVHIEYGIGKFLGIRKINGVLGTREYLTIEYREGSKIYVPIERLDRVHKYVGDTDNIQLNSLRGNAWKKRKKRVEKEVKERIKELALLYGTREHLRGLSLKGDPTLEDAFKRSFPHLETEDQAKAIEEVLDDLADEKPMDRLVSGDAGYGKTEVALRAAFRAVVSGKQVSILVPTTVLARQHYETFKNRLEPFGVNVDILDRYRTPKERQKILRELKNGKIDVIIGTHSLLSKDVRFADLGLVIIDEEQLFGVMQKEHLKKLRLEVNVLTMSATPIPRTLYMALSGLRELSMIATPPIGRTMPETYVGPVNDRLIRTAVLREINRGGQVIYVHNRVNELNKLENKIRTLLPEVEIGVAHGQMPKRLFEKNVGDFYSGKLQMLLCTTIIESGVDIPNANTLIVDDSQRYGLAQLYQLRGRVGRSTRRAFAYFLYNPKRLTPKAKERLKALREFSGPGSGMKLAIKDMEIRGFGELLGKEQHGNISSIGLYLYKEMVERAVAEARGIKELEPLEEKFIDTELHNIPYDMVIPEEYINDSFERMKIYRRIAMSRSVEEITEIEEELKDRFGTLPDEVRSLLDAARIRIAAYNLSIKFIEYDPHSEAVIIGLKESGKKNVKIFDGLRNIFNEKESKVILYNIKEEKLLDTIKAIFLGDDKDDS; from the coding sequence TTGAATGAGAAAGAACTGATAATAACAAAGGATCCATTTCTCTGGGTAATCGAAAATCTCGAAAGAATCCCCGAAAGTTCTGTAATCATTTTCCCTTCGGAAAGGGAATTGCAAAGATTCCTATCCTTTCATTCACCATCAGGAGATGAAGGGATTTTCTTTTCACATGATGTTTTTCCCTTTGAAGACGTCAGGGTTTCCGCATATGTGAGAAATCATCGTATGAGCTGCTTGAGCAACCTTCAGAATAAAAACATCAAAAGGATCTACACCAGTCTGGATGCGATTCTGAGGAAAACGCTTCCTCCTGAAGCAATGAAAGGAAGTACGAAAAAGATTAGAATTGACGATCCTTTTGGATTTCATCCAGACAAACTCGTCGAGATGGGTTACGAAAGGGTTTTTACCGTTGTTGAACCCGGGCAGTTTTCCTGGAAAGGCGAAGTCGTTGATATTTTTGTTCCAGGCAGCGTTTTACCGTATAGATTGATTCTCTTCGATGACATAGTCGAGGAGATAAAGCTTTTTGACCCGGGAAACCAAAGAAGCGTAAAACACATTAGTGAAATTGAGATCTTTCCAGCTGGTGAAGTACTTACAATTGAAGAAAACGTCTCTTTGGCAAAACTCAGAATAGAAAACGCGGAAAAAGCTACCGGAAAAAGGTTTTCCATCAGCCCTCTCAACTGGCAAAGGATGGATACAGTGGTGGGGCTTTTTTACAGGCAGCAGGCCTGGCTGGGAGATTATCTTGGCGATGACTGCTTTTTCCTTTTTGTAGATCCCGAAGAAGGACTGAAAGACTTTGAACTCAGGGAAAGAGAAACCCTAGAAATTCTCTCGAACAAAGAAGTCGAAAAATTCATATATAGGAGGTTCGGAACCTTTTCACCTACTCTGCTGTATTCGGTGAAAAAGTATGGATTGATTTCTAAGAGAGAGGTTGAGACTTTCGAGTGGACATCTTTAAAGTACGAAGATGTTAAAGCAACCAGGAAAAATCTGCCGAGAAAACAAGAAAAATACGTTCCCAAGGCCCCTGTTTTTGACTGGAGCGAGCTTGAAGAAGGTGATTTTGTCGTTCATATTGAGTACGGCATTGGAAAGTTTCTTGGAATAAGAAAGATTAACGGCGTTCTGGGAACCCGGGAATACCTCACTATTGAATATCGCGAAGGTTCGAAGATTTACGTTCCGATAGAACGCCTCGACCGTGTCCATAAGTATGTTGGGGATACGGATAATATACAGTTGAATTCATTAAGAGGGAACGCCTGGAAGAAACGAAAGAAACGGGTTGAGAAAGAGGTAAAGGAAAGGATAAAAGAACTGGCGTTGCTGTACGGTACGAGGGAGCATTTAAGGGGATTGAGCTTGAAAGGAGATCCCACCCTGGAGGATGCGTTCAAGAGAAGTTTTCCCCATCTTGAGACAGAAGATCAGGCAAAGGCTATAGAAGAGGTACTGGACGACCTTGCTGACGAAAAACCAATGGACAGGCTTGTTAGCGGCGATGCGGGTTATGGCAAAACAGAGGTTGCTTTGAGAGCAGCTTTTCGAGCGGTGGTTTCAGGAAAGCAAGTTTCGATTCTCGTTCCGACGACAGTTTTGGCGCGTCAGCATTATGAAACCTTCAAAAACAGGCTTGAACCCTTTGGAGTTAACGTAGATATACTCGATAGATACCGCACACCGAAAGAAAGACAGAAGATACTTCGTGAGTTGAAGAATGGAAAAATCGACGTAATAATTGGTACTCACAGCCTGCTCTCTAAAGACGTGCGTTTCGCTGATCTGGGGCTGGTAATAATCGATGAAGAGCAGCTCTTCGGGGTAATGCAGAAGGAACATTTGAAGAAACTCAGGCTTGAGGTCAACGTTTTGACCATGAGTGCCACACCAATTCCCAGAACACTTTACATGGCACTTTCAGGGCTCAGAGAACTTTCCATGATCGCGACTCCACCCATTGGGAGAACCATGCCGGAAACGTATGTCGGTCCCGTCAACGACAGGTTGATCAGAACGGCTGTTTTGAGAGAGATCAATCGTGGGGGTCAGGTTATATACGTCCATAACAGGGTAAACGAGCTCAACAAACTCGAAAATAAGATCAGAACATTGCTTCCTGAGGTTGAAATTGGAGTGGCGCATGGCCAGATGCCCAAAAGGCTTTTCGAAAAAAATGTGGGTGATTTCTACTCTGGCAAGCTTCAGATGCTGTTATGCACAACCATCATAGAAAGCGGTGTTGACATTCCCAATGCGAACACCCTTATAGTTGATGATTCTCAGAGATATGGGCTGGCTCAACTTTATCAATTGAGAGGAAGGGTAGGCAGAAGCACCAGAAGAGCATTTGCGTACTTTTTGTACAATCCTAAACGTCTGACGCCAAAAGCAAAAGAACGTTTGAAGGCTTTGAGGGAATTTTCCGGACCAGGGAGCGGAATGAAACTCGCCATAAAGGATATGGAAATAAGGGGATTCGGAGAATTACTTGGCAAAGAACAGCACGGAAATATTTCCTCCATCGGGTTGTACCTGTACAAAGAGATGGTGGAGAGAGCTGTAGCTGAAGCCAGAGGCATAAAGGAACTCGAACCACTGGAAGAAAAATTCATAGATACCGAATTGCACAATATACCCTATGATATGGTAATCCCTGAGGAATACATCAACGATTCTTTTGAAAGGATGAAGATTTATAGGCGGATAGCAATGAGCAGGTCCGTTGAAGAGATCACAGAAATCGAGGAAGAATTGAAGGATAGGTTTGGCACTTTACCCGATGAAGTAAGATCTCTTCTCGATGCTGCGAGAATAAGAATAGCCGCTTATAACCTATCAATAAAGTTCATAGAATACGACCCGCATTCTGAAGCGGTTATTATCGGATTGAAGGAAAGCGGGAAGAAAAATGTAAAGATATTCGATGGTTTAAGAAACATTTTCAACGAGAAGGAGTCAAAGGTTATCCTGTACAATATCAAGGAAGAAAAACTCCTTGATACAATAAAAGCTATCTTTCTTGGAGATGATAAAGATGATTCATGA
- the buk gene encoding butyrate kinase, translated as MPRILIINPGSTSTKLGIYENDEIIWKENFEHSAHTEDLLTPEERVKIRAKEIEGLLSKEGFKIEEFDAIACRGGILPPLESGTYEVDEEMVDYLLHKTGVDHPSNLAAPIGRLLSRGNIPVYITDPVSVDEFWDEARLSGIPQIERRSLFHALNMKAVARKVAEEMGKPLEEMNFVIAHLGGGISVGLQVKGKMVDVNNANDEGPFSPNRTGELPVGDVVELAFSGKYTEKELLKRYTKQGGLLAYLGTDDLRKAMKLAANDPKAELVIEGMAYQIAKEIGGMCAVAGGNIDAIILTGSMAYNSDFVEKIKSYVARFALVVVEPGENELLALAEGAKRVLTGKENPKRFKVGETI; from the coding sequence ATGCCCAGAATATTGATTATAAACCCGGGTTCCACTTCAACGAAACTTGGTATCTATGAAAACGATGAGATCATCTGGAAAGAGAATTTTGAACATTCCGCTCACACTGAAGATTTATTGACACCCGAGGAAAGGGTGAAAATTCGAGCAAAGGAAATCGAAGGTCTTCTGTCAAAAGAGGGGTTCAAAATAGAAGAATTTGATGCTATAGCCTGTAGAGGCGGCATACTCCCGCCGCTAGAAAGTGGGACCTATGAGGTAGATGAAGAAATGGTTGACTATTTGCTTCACAAAACAGGTGTTGACCACCCTTCAAACCTGGCAGCGCCAATTGGAAGATTGCTTTCCAGAGGAAATATCCCCGTCTACATAACCGATCCGGTTTCAGTAGACGAGTTTTGGGATGAAGCAAGGCTTTCAGGGATTCCGCAAATAGAGCGCCGGAGCCTCTTTCATGCCCTTAATATGAAAGCGGTTGCAAGGAAGGTAGCAGAAGAAATGGGAAAGCCTCTGGAAGAAATGAATTTTGTGATAGCTCATCTCGGCGGCGGGATCTCCGTAGGGCTTCAGGTTAAAGGAAAAATGGTGGATGTAAATAATGCAAACGATGAAGGCCCCTTTAGTCCTAACAGGACTGGAGAGCTTCCTGTTGGCGATGTAGTAGAGCTGGCTTTTAGTGGAAAATATACCGAAAAGGAGCTTCTGAAAAGATACACCAAGCAGGGAGGGCTTCTGGCTTATCTGGGAACAGACGACTTGAGAAAAGCGATGAAACTTGCTGCAAATGATCCTAAGGCAGAGCTTGTAATTGAAGGAATGGCTTATCAAATTGCCAAAGAGATCGGTGGAATGTGTGCGGTAGCCGGTGGAAATATTGACGCGATAATTCTTACGGGTAGTATGGCTTATAACTCGGACTTCGTGGAGAAAATCAAGAGCTACGTTGCCCGTTTTGCGTTGGTGGTCGTTGAGCCTGGAGAAAATGAACTCCTTGCGTTAGCTGAAGGTGCTAAACGTGTTTTAACAGGGAAAGAGAACCCAAAGCGTTTCAAGGTGGGTGAAACTATATGA
- the buk gene encoding butyrate kinase codes for MKRILVINPGSTSTKLAIFEDARAVVDKTIRHSVEELSPFNSLYEQKDFRKNLIINFLKDSGYCLEDFDAFVGRGGLLAPIPGGTYLVTERMIQDLKEAKYGEHASNLGGILAKELSMESKKEIPAYIADPVVVDEMQEVARLSGHPDFTRKSIFHALNQKAVARYVAAKHGKKYEEMNLIVVHMGGGISIGAHRKGRVVDVNNALNGDGPFTPERAGTLPLTGLIKLCYSGKYSKAEIKKLIKGKGGLVAYTGINDCRKIQDAISDGNKEWEFYYRGMAYQIIKWIGKMAAVLKGDVDAIVLTGGIAYDDEFMVKWIEEKVSFIAPIEVVAGGNEEEALAIAALRVLNGEEEAKIYETVAMV; via the coding sequence ATGAAGAGAATTCTCGTGATAAATCCTGGATCCACATCGACAAAATTGGCTATCTTTGAAGATGCACGCGCCGTTGTTGACAAAACTATCCGGCATTCGGTTGAAGAATTATCTCCCTTCAACAGTTTGTACGAACAAAAGGATTTTCGGAAAAATTTGATAATAAACTTTCTGAAGGATTCCGGTTATTGCCTTGAAGATTTCGACGCTTTCGTGGGTAGAGGAGGTCTTTTAGCTCCTATTCCCGGTGGAACCTATCTGGTAACAGAAAGAATGATACAGGACTTGAAGGAAGCGAAGTATGGTGAACACGCTTCCAACCTTGGTGGAATATTAGCAAAAGAGTTATCTATGGAATCGAAGAAGGAGATCCCGGCATATATAGCCGATCCTGTTGTTGTCGATGAAATGCAGGAAGTGGCGAGACTTTCCGGGCATCCGGACTTCACTAGAAAATCTATATTTCATGCACTCAATCAAAAAGCCGTCGCAAGATATGTCGCAGCAAAACACGGTAAAAAATATGAAGAAATGAACCTTATCGTCGTTCATATGGGTGGTGGAATCTCGATAGGTGCCCATCGGAAGGGAAGGGTAGTAGATGTGAACAACGCACTCAACGGCGATGGACCATTTACCCCTGAACGCGCTGGAACGCTTCCATTGACCGGGCTCATAAAACTCTGTTACAGTGGAAAATACTCAAAAGCCGAGATAAAGAAACTCATCAAAGGAAAGGGTGGCCTGGTAGCCTACACAGGCATAAATGATTGTAGAAAGATACAGGACGCCATTAGCGACGGAAACAAAGAATGGGAATTCTACTACCGCGGTATGGCATATCAAATTATAAAGTGGATCGGAAAAATGGCAGCTGTACTAAAGGGTGATGTGGACGCTATCGTTCTTACAGGTGGAATCGCTTACGATGATGAATTCATGGTGAAGTGGATCGAGGAAAAGGTTTCCTTCATCGCTCCGATAGAGGTAGTGGCTGGCGGAAATGAGGAAGAGGCTCTCGCAATTGCTGCATTAAGGGTTTTGAATGGAGAGGAAGAGGCGAAGATTTATGAAACTGTTGCCATGGTTTGA